From the Pseudodesulfovibrio indicus genome, the window CCAGCGGCGGACGTCGTTGATGGACGGTTTGCCCAGGGTGTCGTCCTCGGGGATGACGTAAACGGGCATGGGCTCCCGGCTGCCCTTGCGCTCGATGTGGCCGACCATCTCTTCGGTCATGCCCTCGGGCGCGCGGTTGACCACGCAGGCCAGGGAGTCCACGCCCTTTTCAGCCAAAGTGTCCAAGGTGGTCTGGGTGATGTTGACCACTTCCTCCGGAGCCTTGTCGCGGCCGGACGTCACCACCAGCATGGGGGCGCCGATGTTGGCGGCGATGTCCGCGTTGAGGTCGAATTCAAAGGCCGGGTCCTTGCCCTTGAAGTCGGTGCCCTCGCAGAGCACGAAGTCGTACTCTTCCTCCAGCATCTTGTACTTCTTGAGAATGTTCTCGAGTACAAGGGCGTGCTGGCCGGAGTTGATCAGCTCGCGGGTCTGCTTGAGGGTGTAGGCGTAGGTGTCGCGGTAGGGAATGGACAGCTTGAAGTGATCGATCATCAACGCGATGTCGTGGTCCTTGTTCCCCTCGCCCGGATCGTTGATGATGGGGCGGAAGATGGCGACGTTGTGGAGTTCCCTCGTGAGCATCTGCATGACGCCGAGGACCACGGCGGACTTGCCGCTGCGCTCTTCGGTGGCGCTCACATACAGGTTCTTGGACATTGTTCTTTCCTTGTTGTTTGCCGTTGTTATCCGTTTAGGGAGTCGGCATAGAGCTCGATGACGTGCTTGACGTTCATGTCGGCTCCCTTCTGTGAGAGCATGTCCGTGATCTGGAGCATGCAGGCCGGGCAGCTGGTGGCAGCCACCTTGGCCTTGGAAGCGATGATGTTGTCCGCCTTGCGGCTGCCGATCTTCTTCGACAGTTCGTAGTGGGCGATGTTGAAGCTGCCGCCGCAGCCGCAGCAGGTACCCGCGTCAACCATTTCCTTGAGGTCGCAACCGGCGGCCTTGACCAGGGTCCTGGGTTGGGCGGTGATTCCCAGGGAATTCTTCAGGTGGCAGGGATCGTGATAGGTCACGCCCCGGCCTCCCGCGATCTCGCGCGGTTGTACCTTGAGAATATCCACAAGGAACTGACTGATGTCCATTGTTTTCCGTTGCAGCACGCCGATGTCGTAGGTCCGCGACGTGTTGCCCTTGTACATGTGCGGCCACAGCTCCTTGATGGTCGAGGTGCAGGTGGCGCAACCGGTGACCAGGTAGTCGAACTCGCCGTCCTTGAAGATGTCGACGTTCATGCCCACCAGGGTGTCGAAGGTGTCGGTGTCGCCGCTGGACAGGGCGGGGATGCCGCAGCAGGCCTGGCCCTTGGGCATGTAGACGCCGACGCCGTGGTGCTTGAGGACCTTGAGGATCGCCTCACCCACCTGGGGGTAGATCTTGTCGATCACGCAGCCCACGTAGAGGGCCACGCGCAGGCCGGACTTGCCCGCCGGGGTGTCCAGCTCGGGCACGCGCTTGTGCAGCGGCTTGGAGGCCAGGGAGCTGAAGTGGCGGTCGCCGATGACCGGCGCGTTGAAGCGGGCGCAGCTGGAGCCCAGCATGTCGTCCACCTTCTTGGTGAAGATCCCCTGGAACTTGGCGCCCATGTCGGTCAGGGCGTTGAACAGCTTGGGGTTCTTCAGCAGGCCGCGGAAGATGGCCTTCTTGGCCGGAGACAGGCCGAAGTAGCCGGTCATGATCGCGCGGGCCTTGAGGAAGATGTCCATGACGGACACGCCGGACGGACAGTTGGTCTGACAGGTGCCGCAGAGCAGGCAGCGGTTGAGCTTCTCGTTGACGCCCTCCGGATCGGTGAGCATCTCGGAGGCCAGGCCGTCCAGCAGAGCGAGTTTGCCGCGGGTTACGTCCGCCTCTCGGCCGGACTGCTTGAATACCGGACAGACCGCCTGGCACATGCCGCAGCGCATGCACCCGACCAGCAGGTCGTCCAGTTCCTTGAACATTGTCGCGAGCTGATGAATATCTGCCATGACTTCACCTACTCGGCGCCGATGATCTTATCGGGATTGAGGATGCCCTTGGGGTCGAGGACGGACTTCATGCGGCGGGCGTAGGCAATGGTCGCCTTGGAGGTCTCCTGTGCCAGGTACTTGGACTTGGCCATGCCGATGCCGTGCTCGCCGGACAGGGTGCCGCCCAGTGCCAGGGCGCGGTCGAAGATCATGTCGATGCCCTTTTCCACGCGTTCCCACTCGGCCTTGTCGCGCTTGTCGGTCAGGATGGTGGGGTGCAGGTTGCCGTCGCCGGCGTGACCGAAGGTGCCGATGGTCAGGTTCAGTTCCTTGGCGATCTCGTCCAGGGCCTGAATCATGGCCGGAATCTTGGAGCGCGGCACGGTGGCGTCTTCCAGCACGCAGGTGGGCTTCAGCTTGGCCAGCGCGGGCAGGGCGTCGCGGCGGGCCTGCCAGACGGCGTCGCGCTCGGCGGCGTCCTTGGCGACCTTCAGCTCGGTGGCCCCGTTCTCCTTGCAGATGCGCTCGACCACGGCGGCCTCGTCGGCCACCTGGGCCGGATGGCCGTCGACCTCGATGAGCAGCAGGGCGGCGGCATCGACCGGCAGCCCGGCGCCGCGGAAGTTCTCGACGGTGCGGATGGTGAAGTTGTCCATCATCTCCAGGGTGGCCGGGACGATCTTGTTGGCGATGATCGCGGCAACGGTCTCGGAGGCGGCCTTCATGGACGGGAAGATGGCCATCATGGACTTGGCGGCGGCAACGGGCGGGATGAGCTTCAGGGTGATCTTGTCGAACACGCCCAGGGTGCCCTCGGAGGCGATCATCAGGCCGGTCAGGTTGTAGCCGGTGACGCACTTGACGGTGCGGGAGCCGGATTTGATCAGCTCGCCGTTGACGTCCCAGAAGTCCACGCCCATGACGTAGTCCTTGGTCACGCCGTACTTCAGGCCGCGCAGGCCGCCCGCGTTCTCGGCCACGTTTCCGCCCAGGGTGGAGACGGCCTGGGAGCCCGGATCCGGCGGATAGAACAGGCCGCGCTTGGCGACTTCGGCGGCGAACTGGGCGGTGACAACGCCCGGTTCGACGATGGCGTACATGTCTTCCTCGTTGATTTCGAGGATGCGGTTCAAGCCGTTGGTCAGGACCACCACACCGCCGGGATGGGGGATGGTGCCGCCGGACAGGTTGGTGCCGGCGCCGCGAACGGTCAGGGGCATGCCGTTGTCGTTGCACAGCTTGGTGACGGCGCCCAGGGCCTCGCTGGTTTCCGGGCGGACAACCAGGGCAGGCAGGACGGAATCGAGAACAGCCGCGTCGTAGGAATAGGAGTGGCGGTCGGTCTCGCTGGTCATAACGTTTTCCGCGCCAGCTGCGCGCTCGAATTCTTTGATGATGGATTCTTTGGTCATGTTCGACTCCTGAAAATATCAGATGCCCCGACTTCCGTCCGGGCTTGTGGGTTGTTTCTGGCTAGTTGGAACAGCCTTCTTCGATTCCTTTTGCAAAGGGAGGCGGGCCGCGGGGCCCGCCTCCACGTTGTAATCCCTATTGCTTAGAACAGGCCGGGCAGGAACACGAAGCTCATCAGGGTGGCCACGATGCCGACGACGGTGCCGTACAGCAGGAAGGGCCAGACGGTCCGCTTCAGGATCGCGCCTTCCATGCCGGACAGGCCGACAACGGCGCAGGCAGCCACGATGTTGTGGATGCAGATCATGTTGCCCATGCCGCCGCCGACGGCCTGAGCGGCCACGATGATCTGGCGGGGCAGCTCGAGCTGCGAGGCGACGCCCCACTGGAACTCGGCGAAGAGCAGGTCGGACACGGTGTTGGAACCGGTGATGAACGCGCCCAGACCGCCCACGAAGGAGGCGAACATGGGCCAGGCGTTGCCGGTGACGGCAGCGACGGCCTTGGCCATGGCCAGCGGCATGGACGGGTAGGAGTTCGGGTTCAGCGCGACGTCGGCGATGCCGGAACCGCGGAAGATGGACACCAGGGCCACCGCCGCGAACAGGGCGATGGTGGGGTTCTTCATGGTCTTGAAGGCCTGGGTCCAGGCGAGCTTGACCTTGTCGCCGGGCATGCCGTGGATGAACACGGTCAGGATGGCGACCAGGGTGAACGGAATGGTGCCGGGGAGGTACAAGTAGGCGATGGAAGCGCCGACGGACTCGTAGCCGAGGATGTTGGAGAACTTGATGGCCTGGGCGGCGAGGATGCCCTTCAGACCCAGCTCGGGGATACGGGTGATGACCAGGATGGCGCCGATCAGGATGTACGGCAGCCAGGCCTTGAACTGGCTCATGTGAGCCTTGAACTCGGAGGAATCGGCGGAAACGGTGCCGGTCCACTCGGGGTCCCACTTGGCGGGATCACCGAAGGTCCAGGTGGTCTTGGGCATGCAGAAGCCCTTCTTGGCGCCGATGATGATGATGCCCAGGCCGAGCAGACCACCGATCAGGGACGGGAACTCGGGACCGACGTTCCAGGCGAAGATCAGGTAGGGCACGGAGAAGGCCACGGCGGCGAACAGGCAGAACTTCCAGGCGGCGAAGCCGGGCTTCCAGCTGCGCTCGGGACCGAAGTAGCGGGTGATGAAGCCGAGCATGAAGATGGGCAGGATGAAGATCATGCCCAGGTGCATGATGGTGGCCCACTGGCCGACGACCATGTTGAAGTCGCCCATGTTGGCGAAGTTCAGGCCGGGAATGCCGGCCTTGACCGCGGCGTCGACACCGGGGGCCAGGAACTTGAGGCCCAGGACGACCGGGGTGCCGACCGCGCCGAAGGTGACCGGGAAAGAGTTGAAGACCAGACAGATGATGGCTGCGGCCAGGGGCGGGAAGCCCAGGGAGAGCAGCAGCGGGGCGGCCAGCGCGGCGGGGGTGCCGAAACCGGCGGCGCCTTCGATGAAGGCGGCGAACATGTAGCCGATGATGATCGCCTGGATGCGGCGGTCGGGCGTGATGTTCTGCATGCCGTGCTGGATGGTCTCCATGCCGCCGGAATGCTGCAGGGTGCGCAGGATGAGGATTGCGCCGAAAACGATGATCAGGATGCCGATGGCGGTGACGAAGCCCTGCAGGGTGAGGGCCGCGACGTAGGTCACGGGCAGGGACCAGACCAGGACGGCCCCGGCCGCGGCGGTGAGCCAGGCCAGGGGCATGGCTTTGGTGGCGGGCCAACGCAGGCCGACCATGAGCACCAGAGCCACCAGGATCGGCAGCAGTGCGACTAAGGCGAGCACTTCAATAGACATGTAACATACCTCCATGGGTGTGAGGACGATCCTCACGCAGTTGAACTTTATGCGCGGGGCGGGTCAGGCAGAAGCCTCCGCAACAACCCCGCCCCGCGCGTTACCTCTAACGATTATCTGCCGTCGTCGCAGGGTTCGCCGGAACCCGGTGCTTCGGCCGACACGCCGGTTTCGCACGCCTGGGGCGCACCCGCTTCAGCCTTGGAATAATCGGCTTCGGCGAGGTGGGTGTAGATGGCGTAACGATCGGCGTAGTCCTTTTCGATCTTGGCGCGGAACGCCTTGGAGAGTTCCGGATGGAAGCGCTCCAGCATGGCGTAGCGGTTTTCGCCGGACAGGAACTCCTGCAGGGAGCCGTCGGGGGCCTTGGACTCCAGGGTGAACGGGTTCTTGCCCTCGTCGGCGAGCTCGGGGTTGTAGCGGTACAGCGGCCAGTAGCCGGAGTCCACGGCGAGCTTCTGTTCGAGCTGGGTCTTGCCCATGCCCTTCTTGATGCCCTGGTTGATGCACGGGGCGTAGCAGATGATCAGGGACGGGCCGTTGTAGGCCTCGGCCTCCTTGAAGGCCTTGATCATCTGCTGCTTGTCCGCACCCATGGCCACGGAGGCCACGTAGACGTAGCCGTAGGTCATGGCGATGCGGCCCAGGTCCTTCTTGCCGGTGCCCTTGCCCGCGGCGGCGAACTTGGCGATGGAGCCGAGCGGGGTGGCCTTGGAGGACTGACCGCCGGTGTTGGAGTACACCTCGGTGTCCATGACCAGGATGTTCACGTCCTTGCCGGAGGCGATGACGTGGTCCAGGCCGCCGAAGCCGATGTCGTAGGCCCAGCCGTCACCGCCGAAGATCCAGACGGACTTCTTGGTGAACAGGTCGGAACCGGCGGCGATCTCCTGGAGCAGGGGATCGGAAGCGCCTTCCAGGGCGGACTTCAGGGTCGCGCCCGCAACGGCGGAACCTTCGGCCTCGTCCTTGGCGGCGAGCCAGCCCTCGAGGGCGGCCTTGACGTCGCCGGTGGCGGAGGACAGGGCCTCTTCACACTTGGCGACCAGGGTCTTGCGGCGGTTGTTGACGCCCATCTCGATGCCGAAGCCGAACTCGGCCGCGTCCTCGAACAGGGAGTTGCCCCAGGCAGGACCGAAGCCCTCGGCGTTGGTGCAGTACGGGGTGGACGGTGCGGAAGCGCCCCAGATGGAGGAGCAGCCCGTGGCGTTGGCGATGATCATGCGCTCGCCGAACAGCTGGGTCAGCACCTTGACGTAGGGGGTCTCGCCGCAGCCGGAGCAGGCGCCGGAGAATTCCATGAGCGACTGCTTGAACTGGGAGCCCTTGACGGATTCGCGCTTGAAGGCGTCCTTGTAGGAGACCGTCTCGGAGAAGTCGAAGTTGGGGACCTGCTCGGAGGTCTGGGTGGCGATGGGCTTCATGACCAGCGCCTTTTCCTTGGCCGGGCAGATGTCGGCGCAGTTGCCGCAGCCCAGGCAGTCCAGGGTGTTGACCTGGAGGCGGTACTTCAGCCCCTTGACGTCCTTGCCCTTGGCTTCCTGGGTGGCGAAGGCGGCCGGGGCGTTCTGCATCTCGGCGTCGTCGGCCAGCACCGGGCGCAGGGCGGAGTGGGGGCAGACGAAGGCGCACTGGTTGCACTGGATGCAGTTGTCCACGATCCACTCGGGGACGTTGATGGCCACGCCGCGCTTCTCGAACCTGGAGGTGGAAAGCGGCATGGTGCCGTCCACGGAGAAGGCGGAGACGGGCAGGGAGTCGCCCTTCTGGGCCAGGACCGGACGCATGACGTTCTTGACGTAATCCGGCTCGTCGGCATTGACGGCACCGTCGTCGGCCAGCTCGGCCCAGGAGGCCGGAACCTCGACCTTGACCAGGGCGGCGGGAGCCTTGTCCACGGCGGCGCAGTTCATCTCGACGATCTTCGGTCCCTTCTTGCCGTAGGCCTTGTCGATGCCTTCCTTGAGCAGGGCCACGGCCTGCTCGAACGGGATGACGTCGGCCAGCTTGAAGAAGGCGGTCTGCATGACCATGTTGATGCGGCCGCCGAGGCCGACTTCGCCGGCGATCTTGACCGCGTCAATGGTGTAGAAGTTCAGTTTTTTCCTGGCGATGGTGCGGCGCATGGAAGCGGGCAGCTCCTGCTCCATCTGCTCGGCGGTCCAGGCGCAGTTCAGCACGAAGGAGCCGCCGTCCTTGATCCCCTCCAGCACGTCGTACAGGTGCACGTAGCTGGGGTTGTGGCAGGCCACGTAATCGGCGGCCGCCACCAGGTAGGTGGACTGGATCGGGGAATGGCCGAAGCGCAGGTGGGAGATGGTGATGCCGCCGGACTTCTTGGAGTCGTAAGCGAAGTAGCCCTGCGCATACATGTCGGTGTTGTCGCCGATGATCTTGATGGCCTGCTTGTTGGCGCCGACCGTCCCGTCCGAACCGAGACCCCAGAACTTGCACTGGACGGTGCCTTCAGGGGTGGTGTCCAGGGTCTCGGCCGTGACAAGGGAGGCTTGGGTGACGTCGTCCTCGATACCCACGGTGAAGCGGGTCTTGGGGGCGGACGCAGCCAGGTTGTCGTACACGGCCTTGGCCATGGCCGGAGTGAACTCCTTGGAGCCCAGGCCGTAGCGGCCGGCGGTGACGACGGGGCCGTTGCCCTTTTCCAGGAAGACGGTGCAGACATCCTGGAACAGGGGGTCGCCAAGCGCGCCGGGCTCTTTGGTGCGGTCGAGCACGGACACGGCCTTGGCGGTTTCGGGCAGCACGGCCAGGAAATGCTTGGCCGAGAACGGGCGGTACAGGCGGACCTTGATCAGGCCGACCTTCTCGCCTTCGGCGACCAGGTGGTTGACCACTTCCTCCAGGGTCTCGCAGGCGGAGCCCATGGCGATGACCACGCGCTCGGCGTCGGCGGCGCCGACGTAGTCGAACGGCTTGTAGGAGCGGCCGGTCAGGGCGGACACTTTGTCCATGTACTCCTCGACGATGGCCGGGATGGCATCATAGTAGGAGTTGGAAGCCTCGCGGCCCTGGAAGTAGATGTCCGGGTTCTGGGCGGTGCCGCGAACGTCCGGGTGTTCCGGGTTCATGGCGCGCTTGCGGAAGGCGGCGACCTTCTCGGTGTTCAGCAGCGGCTTCATGTCCTCGTAGTCGATGACCTCGATCTTCTGGATCTCGTGGGAGGTGCGGAAGCCGTCGAAGAAGGAGACGAAGGGCACGGAGGCCTCGACGGTGGCCAGGTGGGAGACCAGGGCGAGGTCCATGACTTCCTGGACCGACGCGGAGGCCAGCATGGCGAAGCCGGTCTGGCGGCAGGCCATGACGTCCTGGTGGTCGCCGAAAATGGACAGGGCGTGGGCCGCGATGGCCCGCGCCGAGACGTGGAAGACGCAGGGCAGCAGTTCGCCCGCGATCTTGTACATGTTCGGGATCATCAGCAGCAACCCCTGGGAGGCGGTGAAGGTGGTGGTCAGCGCGCCGCCGGCGAGGCCGCCGTGCACAGCGCCGGCCGCTCCGGCCTCGGACTGCAGCTGGCGGACCTCGAGGGTCTGCCCGAAAATATTCTTGCGGCCCTGAGCGGCCCATTCGTCGGCGATCTCACCCATGGTGGAAGAGGGGGTGATGGGGTAGATGGCGGCGGTCTCACTCATGGCATAGGCCACCCAGGCGGCGGCGGTGTTGCCATCCATCGTTTTCATCTTGGACATTCGGTAATTCTCCTATTGTGGTGTCG encodes:
- a CDS encoding (Fe-S)-binding protein, giving the protein MADIHQLATMFKELDDLLVGCMRCGMCQAVCPVFKQSGREADVTRGKLALLDGLASEMLTDPEGVNEKLNRCLLCGTCQTNCPSGVSVMDIFLKARAIMTGYFGLSPAKKAIFRGLLKNPKLFNALTDMGAKFQGIFTKKVDDMLGSSCARFNAPVIGDRHFSSLASKPLHKRVPELDTPAGKSGLRVALYVGCVIDKIYPQVGEAILKVLKHHGVGVYMPKGQACCGIPALSSGDTDTFDTLVGMNVDIFKDGEFDYLVTGCATCTSTIKELWPHMYKGNTSRTYDIGVLQRKTMDISQFLVDILKVQPREIAGGRGVTYHDPCHLKNSLGITAQPRTLVKAAGCDLKEMVDAGTCCGCGGSFNIAHYELSKKIGSRKADNIIASKAKVAATSCPACMLQITDMLSQKGADMNVKHVIELYADSLNG
- a CDS encoding FAD-binding oxidoreductase yields the protein MTKESIIKEFERAAGAENVMTSETDRHSYSYDAAVLDSVLPALVVRPETSEALGAVTKLCNDNGMPLTVRGAGTNLSGGTIPHPGGVVVLTNGLNRILEINEEDMYAIVEPGVVTAQFAAEVAKRGLFYPPDPGSQAVSTLGGNVAENAGGLRGLKYGVTKDYVMGVDFWDVNGELIKSGSRTVKCVTGYNLTGLMIASEGTLGVFDKITLKLIPPVAAAKSMMAIFPSMKAASETVAAIIANKIVPATLEMMDNFTIRTVENFRGAGLPVDAAALLLIEVDGHPAQVADEAAVVERICKENGATELKVAKDAAERDAVWQARRDALPALAKLKPTCVLEDATVPRSKIPAMIQALDEIAKELNLTIGTFGHAGDGNLHPTILTDKRDKAEWERVEKGIDMIFDRALALGGTLSGEHGIGMAKSKYLAQETSKATIAYARRMKSVLDPKGILNPDKIIGAE
- a CDS encoding L-lactate permease, which codes for MSIEVLALVALLPILVALVLMVGLRWPATKAMPLAWLTAAAGAVLVWSLPVTYVAALTLQGFVTAIGILIIVFGAILILRTLQHSGGMETIQHGMQNITPDRRIQAIIIGYMFAAFIEGAAGFGTPAALAAPLLLSLGFPPLAAAIICLVFNSFPVTFGAVGTPVVLGLKFLAPGVDAAVKAGIPGLNFANMGDFNMVVGQWATIMHLGMIFILPIFMLGFITRYFGPERSWKPGFAAWKFCLFAAVAFSVPYLIFAWNVGPEFPSLIGGLLGLGIIIIGAKKGFCMPKTTWTFGDPAKWDPEWTGTVSADSSEFKAHMSQFKAWLPYILIGAILVITRIPELGLKGILAAQAIKFSNILGYESVGASIAYLYLPGTIPFTLVAILTVFIHGMPGDKVKLAWTQAFKTMKNPTIALFAAVALVSIFRGSGIADVALNPNSYPSMPLAMAKAVAAVTGNAWPMFASFVGGLGAFITGSNTVSDLLFAEFQWGVASQLELPRQIIVAAQAVGGGMGNMICIHNIVAACAVVGLSGMEGAILKRTVWPFLLYGTVVGIVATLMSFVFLPGLF
- the nifJ gene encoding pyruvate:ferredoxin (flavodoxin) oxidoreductase, whose protein sequence is MSKMKTMDGNTAAAWVAYAMSETAAIYPITPSSTMGEIADEWAAQGRKNIFGQTLEVRQLQSEAGAAGAVHGGLAGGALTTTFTASQGLLLMIPNMYKIAGELLPCVFHVSARAIAAHALSIFGDHQDVMACRQTGFAMLASASVQEVMDLALVSHLATVEASVPFVSFFDGFRTSHEIQKIEVIDYEDMKPLLNTEKVAAFRKRAMNPEHPDVRGTAQNPDIYFQGREASNSYYDAIPAIVEEYMDKVSALTGRSYKPFDYVGAADAERVVIAMGSACETLEEVVNHLVAEGEKVGLIKVRLYRPFSAKHFLAVLPETAKAVSVLDRTKEPGALGDPLFQDVCTVFLEKGNGPVVTAGRYGLGSKEFTPAMAKAVYDNLAASAPKTRFTVGIEDDVTQASLVTAETLDTTPEGTVQCKFWGLGSDGTVGANKQAIKIIGDNTDMYAQGYFAYDSKKSGGITISHLRFGHSPIQSTYLVAAADYVACHNPSYVHLYDVLEGIKDGGSFVLNCAWTAEQMEQELPASMRRTIARKKLNFYTIDAVKIAGEVGLGGRINMVMQTAFFKLADVIPFEQAVALLKEGIDKAYGKKGPKIVEMNCAAVDKAPAALVKVEVPASWAELADDGAVNADEPDYVKNVMRPVLAQKGDSLPVSAFSVDGTMPLSTSRFEKRGVAINVPEWIVDNCIQCNQCAFVCPHSALRPVLADDAEMQNAPAAFATQEAKGKDVKGLKYRLQVNTLDCLGCGNCADICPAKEKALVMKPIATQTSEQVPNFDFSETVSYKDAFKRESVKGSQFKQSLMEFSGACSGCGETPYVKVLTQLFGERMIIANATGCSSIWGASAPSTPYCTNAEGFGPAWGNSLFEDAAEFGFGIEMGVNNRRKTLVAKCEEALSSATGDVKAALEGWLAAKDEAEGSAVAGATLKSALEGASDPLLQEIAAGSDLFTKKSVWIFGGDGWAYDIGFGGLDHVIASGKDVNILVMDTEVYSNTGGQSSKATPLGSIAKFAAAGKGTGKKDLGRIAMTYGYVYVASVAMGADKQQMIKAFKEAEAYNGPSLIICYAPCINQGIKKGMGKTQLEQKLAVDSGYWPLYRYNPELADEGKNPFTLESKAPDGSLQEFLSGENRYAMLERFHPELSKAFRAKIEKDYADRYAIYTHLAEADYSKAEAGAPQACETGVSAEAPGSGEPCDDGR